A genomic stretch from Spongiibacter nanhainus includes:
- the trmA gene encoding tRNA (uridine(54)-C5)-methyltransferase TrmA has product MSPGAIDTSQYPNLLSAKVTKTRELMADLGLPEPEVEPSPVSHFRMRAEFRIWHEGDDLYYAMFDPQAPKVPIRVDDFPIASKAICELMPTLLDALKASTALRQRLFQVEFLSTLAGDMLVTLLYHRKLDDTWRVAAESLAENLGVQIIGRARKQKIVLDRDFVTETLSIEGRDYHYRQYEGGFTQPNAVINTAMIQWARRCVGEQKDADLLELYCGNGNFTAPLADRFRRVLATEISKTSVKAARENFTANNIGNVDIARMASEELTQALNGERAFRRLEGLDLQQFKLQCALVDPPRAGLDSATLELISRIPRIVYISCNPKTLSRDLQLLTKSHRVERFALFDQFPYTDHMECGVYLTQGQ; this is encoded by the coding sequence ATGTCACCCGGTGCCATTGATACCAGCCAATACCCTAACCTGCTGTCTGCGAAAGTCACCAAAACCCGCGAGCTCATGGCAGACCTGGGGCTGCCCGAACCCGAGGTAGAGCCCTCACCTGTCAGTCACTTTAGAATGCGGGCTGAATTTAGAATCTGGCATGAAGGTGATGACCTTTACTACGCCATGTTCGACCCGCAAGCGCCCAAGGTTCCTATCCGGGTCGATGACTTCCCCATTGCCAGCAAGGCAATATGTGAGTTGATGCCGACGTTGCTGGATGCCCTTAAAGCGTCCACTGCCTTACGTCAGCGTCTGTTCCAGGTTGAGTTTCTGTCCACCCTTGCCGGCGATATGCTGGTTACATTGCTTTACCACCGCAAACTGGATGACACCTGGCGTGTTGCCGCAGAGTCCCTCGCAGAGAACCTGGGTGTTCAGATCATCGGCCGGGCACGCAAACAGAAAATCGTCCTGGACCGGGATTTTGTTACCGAGACTCTGAGCATCGAGGGAAGGGATTATCACTACCGCCAGTACGAAGGGGGGTTTACCCAACCCAATGCGGTAATCAATACCGCCATGATCCAGTGGGCGCGTCGCTGCGTGGGAGAGCAAAAAGACGCCGACCTTCTGGAATTATACTGTGGCAATGGCAACTTCACTGCGCCATTGGCAGATCGCTTTCGCCGCGTGCTGGCCACTGAGATATCCAAAACCTCGGTCAAGGCTGCCAGAGAAAATTTCACTGCCAACAATATCGGCAACGTCGATATCGCACGAATGGCCAGCGAAGAACTGACCCAAGCGCTCAATGGAGAGCGCGCGTTTCGCCGCCTTGAGGGCCTGGACCTGCAACAGTTTAAACTACAATGTGCTTTGGTCGACCCACCGAGAGCGGGCCTGGATAGCGCCACCCTGGAACTCATCAGCCGCATCCCTCGGATCGTCTATATATCCTGCAATCCCAAAACGCTAAGTCGGGATTTGCAACTATTAACCAAATCACACCGGGTCGAGCGCTTCGCTCTGTTCGACCAGTTCCCTTACACTGATCATATGGAATGTGGGGTCTACTTAACTCAGGGGCAATAG